In Telopea speciosissima isolate NSW1024214 ecotype Mountain lineage chromosome 10, Tspe_v1, whole genome shotgun sequence, the DNA window TCGATACAAAAAggagaaatttgattgatttagattttaaaatttgacatgtgactaatcTAAACCAAATCTTCTATATCTAACAATTAAAATTAACATCATTTGTTCGCATGGCAGAACTTGAGAGTCTAGACATACCTAGCTGTCACTGTTTCAACAAGCAACACATTAACCAACTGTGCTCAGCAGTTGTAGGCAAATCCCCTTCCTTCACTGGTTGTGGGCTAGGCCTCAATTTAGTTGTCCCAACTTCCAACTCTATGTTCCCCAATAAATTTAATCCAGGCCTATTAAGCAGCCTACTATCACCTAAgtttctttttggaaaatctcGCAGGATAACCACCTtgccccccatgaaaggtagaaatcccaTCCCTGATGATGCTCCTTAACATAAATCAAGCATTTGGACACAATCCATATGCAACTCAATGTTAGTTTAGCCATTAGATTGGCATCCAATGGGTTCAAAACTTAGGTGAGAGGTAGATGATTCCAATCTAACATCAATCACAACTTCCCCCACATGGAGAGCCCAAAACCTTTTTGCCAAAAGGTGATAAAATATGAGAAGAACCAGGTGAAAGATAGACTGAATCTCTAAATTTCCAGttttaacctttttttcccACCAACCAAATGCTAACATCAAATCCCAAACCTACCATCAAGCTTCACttttcaaaaaggaaacaaaaatattaaaaaggaaCAAGTGAACaaacattagaaagttaaaaccgaccaacaaaaagaaaaaggacagATTCAAAAAATTCTACTCCTAACGGTCATGTCCCTCTCTCCACCCCCCACCCTGCAGTCTTTTGCACTTTGGAAGAAAGCCAAGGGGTCCATCAAAGATTCTACCCCTAACTACTTTTGAACATCTTATCTCAGCTGTTCAGTCAGAGAAGCAAAAAATAACCCTCAAAAAGGGTGAAACTTCACAGTATAGTCTTTCTCTTTCCTGGGTagctctctcctctcctctccttcaGCTTCAAAGCCCCAGTAAGATGTAATAAACTAGTGTGATGGGAAGAGCTATTAACATGCCAAATATAACCCTGTAGAAAAAAAACACAGCAAAACAAGGATTATGACACTAAACAATTTGCTGCCCAATAGACTTAATTCTTAAAGACTTCATTAGCTGGAAAGGGTTTTAGTATGTAAGATATAAGAATATAAGATACCAACCCAGTGCTTAAAATGTCTGGATGCACATTGTATTCCTTGGCAAAGACAAAGGGGACAATTCCTTGTGGAAGTGCGGCCTGAAAGATTTGAAAAAGTGATTGAGATTTGCTTCTCATTGTGAAAATTATGTTTAAACTTAAAAACACATTTATAGAACCAGTAGTTTAAGGTCTCCTTTACCTGAACAATAGCAATGTGCAAGAGCACACCACGAATTCCAACAGCAATCGAAGCCGCTGCCATTACTGCTGGACCAGTAAGGAATCGAACAGCCATGGCAAAGGAGGCAACAGAATTCCCACAGGCAATAATCTTTGGCTGTAGAGCCATGAACAAACCTGTAACATCACAAAATGATCAGAGCATATCAGTTATAAGCAGTTTGAAAACCTTGAGAAGAGTCTTAACCATCTACTCCTACTGTAATCAAAACTTACCAAGACTGAACATGGCCATTCCAAGCCCAGCATTTGATAGGATCTTAATCGAACCATCAATTATGGTAGGCATCTCAATACCCCACCTACAAAACAAGCCATCATCAGTGAGGCATTAATTCACTGTAATAGAAATGGGTTATGACTTACAACAAGAAGAGATAATAGGATTTGCAGACCTGAAAGAGACAAGAGACCAAGTAAGACCTATGAGGCTGGAGTATGTATTTGGATTCCTGATGAGTTTCCTCCAAACCATGATCAGAATGAGTCTGGTCATGACACTTGCAGGCGGCATCAACTTTGAGCCACCATTAGCTCCTCCACTCTTGGGGTGGAGCTCAGCTGTAGAGCTTGACCCCAGCTTGGACAAGCTAGGCCCATCTCCCTCACCCCCATTAATCTGCCTGTTCCCAAAGCTGAACTCATCTCTTCCAAACTCTTCATATTCTATAATGATCAAACcatcaaataaagaaaaagattatTTATTTGACAATGTGAAAGGATCAACAAAACAAGAAGTCAATGCCAAGGAGACAAGCACAACAAATCACACCAAAAGATAATGGAAATCTGTTCACAAGGTCCACAAAAGAGAAACCCATTTCAAGGACAAATTGatgaaaacaaacaaacaaacaaaaggtTCCTCCCTAAAAAACAGATCAAAACAAGACAAAGACAGTTGCATCAGAGAGAAAAATCTGAGTTATCTCTGCGTAATCATTAATCAAGCAAAGATTTATACAGCACAGGAAACAAACAATGTGGGtggcaaaacccaaaaacccaattgAGATTTCAAATGTTTCTAACCTTTTGGGTGGGTGTCAACAGGATGAGGTACCCCATTATGTTCATTCCCAAACTCCCCTCCTCTAAAGACATGAATGCCACCTTCAGAGACAGGAGAAGCACTAGAGCTCCAGACAAACATGTGAAGATCCTTGCCTCCATCAATCCCATTGGGCTTCTTCTTAGCTCCAGGTCCTGCAACCGGAGAGAATATTCCGGCACTCGTTGGCGCCGGATACCCACCTCCAGCAACAGAATTCCCCTGCGAAAAGATCCCATTTGCTCTGTTTGGATTGGTGAATCCACTCATTCCATTCTCCTCATCAAAACCCAGATTACCAAAATTGGATTGTCTTGGGCTGACATTGCTAGTATTCCTCCCATTAACCATTGAATACAAATCAGTGTGGTTGAAGCTGGATCCCCTCGGCGTTGGATTCCTCGAAGATTGCAGAGAATAAATCTCAGCATTCGTCAAATTTGATGGCCGAGGAGTTAAAGAAACACCAGAGTTTGGCCCATGAGACCGCCGTGAAAAGATCTCGGATCGAGAGCTCGTGGATTTCCTTACAGTGACATGAAGCTTTCCATCCTCACCAACCTCTGCTTCGGTTTGCAGAGGCTCTTTCCCATCTAAGGAGATGATATCCGAGTCAACCCGGAAGGAAATAATGGAACCAGCAGTGTCAGGGAACTGTTCAACAATGAGAAGCCTAGCTCCTCTGTATTCAAACAAGAAAAGCATCAAAGTATACCAAATTATGCACTGGAGAACGACGATTTGAACCATTAAAGTCCCTGAGGAGTCTCCATACATTCCCTTCAAGAGAGGGATTCCCATGACAAGGGTATTTGGAAGTGTGGAGAGTGAGAAAAGCGTTATGGACCATTCTAAAGAACCTCTGGAGCTGGTTCGAGACCATATGGCGAGAACCACTAAAACTATGATCTTCTGAAGGGTATCAGCGGCTATGAGGCGTAAGTTCATGGTATAGGGATTGTTAGTGGAGATGAAGTGAAAGGAGAGCAAAGGAACGGCAAAGAGAGCAACAAAACGATTGATACCAGAACACTGATCAGGGCTAAAGATTTTCCACCATTTCACTGAACCATAAGCAAGAATCATGGCAACATAGAGCGGTACAACCGCAGTGAGAACGTGATAAAGGTCGGTTCCGTTGATCATTGTcaacaaaacaaaagatgaCCCAACTGAGGAAATGAAGTAAAACACAGAACCCAGATTTTATCGGCTCTAGCTTCCGCGTTCTGACCGAGCTTAGGTAGAAaccaacaactgcttagctTAGTTGGTtagccgtggtgcgcttcatgcccatgctcaccaagaggtctcgagttcgagtctcttggctggtatcctatcccctccccggttcgatccccccttctatcaaatatatatgtaaagctccccaattacccaaaaaaaaaaaagcttaggTAGAATAGTACAACGTAACAGGTTCAACACGCTCTGTTCTTACAGTCATCATTTCTAATGCAAATAAATGAATACCCAGGTGAGGAAAAGCAGTAAAATGCAGAACCCAGATTTTAATTGCTCTAATCTAGGTCTCTGGGATCGAGTTTAGCTAGAACAGTAGATCAGAATGGGCACTGTACGTACAAGCGAGGTCACTCAGGTAATGCCGTGAAGAGCAGGGTTTTCGGTGAGAACCCAAGTAGGAAAAAAGACATGAAGTGCAGCATCCACTAAAGAAAACGCACATATCAGCccaggaagagagagagagtgggagatgaaaaactgaaaaatgaGAATATATAAGCTCAAAAAAAGGAGGTAGTAATAAAGGAGGCCACCAAACGGCCGGGAAAACCACCAGTGAACTGATTTCCCGGCTACTTTCAGAAGGAAATGTAAAGAAAGAATCAAAGACGTACTAAAAACCAGGAAAAGAGAATAGTAGAGTTGTAGGACCTGTGACTGTGAGAGGAAAAGAGTTATACTTATGGGTCTTTAATGGCAGACAAAGTGTAAAAGCCGAGATCTTTTGAAATGCTATTTAGATGAAAAAGATAGATGTTAAAAATACTCTCCCCAGTCCCCACCCACACTTGAACGAGGATCTCATCTCAAGACTCAAGGCAATGAAAAGCAAGTCTCAGAGGAAAAGACCCAACAGTATCAATTatcaaaaggaagaaaggaaaagaaaagccGAAAAGGGCAAGGCAGAGAGGTCTATGATTCTCAACTTTTGTTCGTTTTTATATTTGGGGGTTTGGTCCAAGGAAAAAGGAAATTAATGTTTTGCTATGCCTACACTTAATGTGTTTCCATTGGAATACACATGTACgtgggttctctctctctctctccttgtaggAATATTGGATGAAGTTATGGGGAGTTTTGGATGCACACATAGTCTAATCTGGGTTAGCTATTTCATTGTTTGCCTTGAATAGGTGTATTAAGGGAATTTGGAAATTTGTTTTCTTGACTTTTGAGATGAGCTAGAGCTACACCCAACATTTTTTAATTCCAAGAATTAAATGCTTGGATTGTTGTCTGACAATGTAATTTCTTGAACATGGGAGTGTTGAATATGTTGGggttttattattgttatagACTTGAAAACCTTACatgatttgattttaaaatgGCAGTACATATAGTTGTAATGATTTAATGTCATATATtgatgggattttcttattgacacccttaggtgtCAAGTCATTTGTactcttatttcttttgttcttttaagtattttttaaatttttgttcctttagtattttatataatttttttttcaattaaagtaaatattgtcatttcacattgATACTCGAAATATATATTTGACAATGACACCTTTAATAATATAGGTTTTTACTCGCCATGCCCAAACTGACAAAATCTATCACCATATATTTCTATGTCGATAACAAAAGAAGATAAACTCATATCCTAcattttaaaattcttaaaGAGAAACGATTTTGTATCACTTAATAGACCAAGATCATTACTAACATGTAAAATATTATCTTAGATATaggaccaaaaaaatataagcTTGCCCCACTAAGTTTTAGATATATATACTTATCAAAAGTATTCTCAACAAATTCAAAAGATACAATAATATGGTTGAACATGATATATCATTGTCTCAAACTTGTTTAAGTTTGTTTATGACTTTCTTAAGTCTGCATTATAGTTTTTTCTGTCCTTGTTCACTAAAGCcctcaggttggttcatgtagactttcttatttaaattctcATTCAATAATATgattttcacatccatttggtgAATCACTAAAGCCAAAATGATTCGAAGAGAATCCTCCTAGACATAGGAGAGAATGTCTCATGGTAATCAATGTCTTCTTTCTAAGTGAACCATTTTGCAACTAATCAGGCTTTATGTCTTTCAACATTATCTTTCAAATCGCATTTAACCTTAAAGCCTGTAGGCAATTCAACGAGATCCTAGACATCATTTATCATTCGTGGATTTTATCTTATCTTTCAAGGCATCTAACTATTTAAGACAATCACTATCATTTATGATATGTGAAAATTTCATTGGGTCATTCTTGATTCCTATATCAAACTATAATTCTAAGAGATATACTATATAATCATCCGAAATGGTTGACCTCTTAAATCTTTGAGGTCTCCTTGAATTTCTGATTGAGGTACATTCATAGTATTCTCTATGACAACTTCTTCATGGAGTGGTGCACCTTCTGTAATTTATTACTCCATATGATTATTACCAACAATTATCTTTGGAACAACAATGTTATCAAGATATATAGCCATCAAAAGAGAAATTCAGTGTTCCTCAAATACTACATTACGTTGTTTCTCATGCTCATTAATGTTGTTATCCTCTAAGAATCTAACAGTTCGTGTTTCCATGATTTTGGTACAATGTGAGGGTGTATAAAATTTGAAGCCCTTTGACCATTGACAATAATCAATAAAATAACAACTTATGGTTATAAGGTCAAGGTTTTTTTCATGTGagttgtatattttttttcggTTGGATAGTCCCATACGTGAAAATGTTCCAAACTCGGTTTCCTTTTAATCTACAACTCAAATGGAGTTTTAGGAGCCAACTTACTAGGAACACGGTTCAAGATATACACGGACGCCTTTAATACCTCACTCCATAGAAATTCATGCAACAACGAGTTGCTCATCATATTACATATCATTTCTAT includes these proteins:
- the LOC122643155 gene encoding probable auxin efflux carrier component 1b — protein: MINGTDLYHVLTAVVPLYVAMILAYGSVKWWKIFSPDQCSGINRFVALFAVPLLSFHFISTNNPYTMNLRLIAADTLQKIIVLVVLAIWSRTSSRGSLEWSITLFSLSTLPNTLVMGIPLLKGMYGDSSGTLMVQIVVLQCIIWYTLMLFLFEYRGARLLIVEQFPDTAGSIISFRVDSDIISLDGKEPLQTEAEVGEDGKLHVTVRKSTSSRSEIFSRRSHGPNSGVSLTPRPSNLTNAEIYSLQSSRNPTPRGSSFNHTDLYSMVNGRNTSNVSPRQSNFGNLGFDEENGMSGFTNPNRANGIFSQGNSVAGGGYPAPTSAGIFSPVAGPGAKKKPNGIDGGKDLHMFVWSSSASPVSEGGIHVFRGGEFGNEHNGVPHPVDTHPKEYEEFGRDEFSFGNRQINGGEGDGPSLSKLGSSSTAELHPKSGGANGGSKLMPPASVMTRLILIMVWRKLIRNPNTYSSLIGLTWSLVSFRWGIEMPTIIDGSIKILSNAGLGMAMFSLGLFMALQPKIIACGNSVASFAMAVRFLTGPAVMAAASIAVGIRGVLLHIAIVQAALPQGIVPFVFAKEYNVHPDILSTGVIFGMLIALPITLVYYILLGL